The sequence GCGGTCCCGAGATCACGGCCGCAGCACGGGCCGGCGACCAGCGCTGCATCGAGGCCATCGCCGGGATCGGTCGGTGGCTGGGCGGTGGGCTGGCGTCGCTGGCGGCCGTGCTGGATCCCGGCCGGATCGTCGTCGGTGGGGGAGTTGCCGAGGCCGGCGACCTCCTGCTCGATCCGGTCCGCGAGGCATTCCGTACGCACTTGACCGGGGTTGGCTATCGTCCTGAAGCGGAGATCGTCAGTGCGGCGCTCGGCAATCATGCAGGCGTCATCGGTGCGGCAGATGTGGCGAGGTCATGAGCAGGAATCACCCCCGCGAGCACGGCAGTGAACTCTTCATCGGTCTCGATGTGGGTGGAAGCAAGGTGCTCGCCGCCGAGATCGACGCCGACGGCCACCTCGTCACCACCGCGCTGCGGATCACGCCCGGGCGACGGGTCCCGGTGCCGCTGGTCGAGGACGCACTGACCGAGGCCGTTGACGAGGTGGCTGCCGGACGGCCGATCTCCGGGGTCGGTCTCGCAGCCGCCGGGTTCGTGGACGCGGCCGGCGAACGGGTCATGTTCGCCCCCCACCTGCCCTGGCGCTCGGACCCCACCCGGTCCCGGCTCGAGGCGCGCTGGGGCGTACCCGTGGCCATGGACAACGACGCCAACTGTGCTGCACGCGCCGAACTCGCCCTGGGGGCTGCGGCTGGAACGCAGTCGGCCCTGATGATCACGCTCGGCACCGGTATCGGCGGCGGTCTGATCGTCGACGGCAAACTGCGACGTGGTCGCAACGGCATGTCGGGCGAGTTCGGGCACATGCAGGTCGTCCCGGACGGGCACCCGTGCGAGTGCGGTCGGGCGGGGTGTTGGGAGCAGTACGCCTCCGGCAACGCGCTCGTGCGCTACGCGCGCAGCCGTCTCGACAGCCCTTCGTACACCCAGCAGACCTCGCTCGAGGAGGCCTGCGGAGGTCTGCCCGAGCAGCTCACCGGCCCGATGATCGCCGAAGCGGGTCGCGCCGGGGACCGGCTGGCCCAGCGTGCGTTCACCGTGGTGGGTGAGTGGTTGGGTGTCGGTATCGCCAACCTCGTCGCTGCGTTCGACCCGGAGGTCGTGGTCGTGGGTGGCGGCGTCTCCGCAGCCGGTGACCTGTTGCTGGATCCCGCTCGGGCCGCGCTGCGCGACTCGCTGGTGGCCGCGTCCGAACGCGAGATCCCCGATGTCGTGCCCGCGCGGTTCGGTCCTGAGGCGGGCGTGGTCGGTGCTGCCGCGATGATCCGGGACGCGGTCGCCGCCCGCGGGTAGAGCCCGGCTCGGTCAGAGACGGGCGCCGTCGTCCCAGGGATCGTCGGGGTTCGACCGCATGCCCGCGACCAGGGCACCGAATCCGCCGACGAACCCGGCGACCATGAGCAGGGACAGCCAGCCCGGTGGCGTCCAGTTGATGATCGTGGTCAACGTGTAGAGCACGATCGCGAGCGCCGGCATGCCCAGCACGCCGATCCAGGCCAGCGTCGTCGCTGGTGAGGTACGCGGCAGCGGCGGGGGAGCCGGAGGCTCGAAATGCCCCTCGTCCTCCCACGCAGGCGTCCACGACTGCGGGTCCGGCTCGACGACCGGTTCTTCCTGTTCCTCGAAATCCGGAAGTTCTGCCGGGCCGCCGTCGCCGAGGTCAGCGCGCTCGCCGAAGTTGTCGATGATGTCGCGCCACGCCTGCTCGTCGGGACGCGTCATGACGCCGGCGCCGCCGCGGTCACGCGTGCGAGGAAGTCGAGCGACAGCTTGATGATCGTCGGCAGGTCGTTGTCGAGGGTGGCCACGTGGTAGCTGTCCTCGAGGTACACCATGTCCAGGTCGGTCGAGGAGATGTTCCGGGCGATGACGACTTCGGACAGCCCGTCGACCACGTGGTCGATGCGCGAGCGGAAGTACAGCACCGGAGCGGAGACCTTGCCGAGGTTCGCGACGACCGAGCGCCAGCCGATCATCATCGAGTGTGCCGCCTTCAGGGGCGTACGCGTGTAGCCGTACTCATTGGTCCCCGGCTTCTTGATGTCGCTGGCGATGCCCGGGAAGGCCGGGACCAGGTGCTTCAGCACCGGGAGGAGCTTCACGTCGAGCCGCTTGGTCGCGACGGCGGGGTTGACCAGGATGACGCCGGTGATCTTGTCGGCGTGATCCTCGGCCAGGCGCAGGACCAGGGACCCGCCCATGGACAGGCCCGCGACGACCACGATGTCGTGGTCGAGGCAGAGCGAGTCGAAGACTCGGGACGCTTCGCCGTACCACTCGTCGTAGGTGCTCCGGTTGAGGTCCTGCCAGCGGGTGCCGTGACCGGGCAGTCGCGGCACGATGACGCCGTATCCCTCGTCGGCCAGTGCGCGGGCCCACGGCTTCATGGAGGCAGGCTGGCCGGTGAAACCATGGCTCAGCAGGACGCCGATCCGGCGCCCGCCGGTGAGCTCGGGCCGTGCCGGGATCGCCAACGGCTCGGCGTCCGGCAGCAGGTCGACTGAAGTTGCTGAACTGTTCGCGGCGGAGTCCATGGCTCCATTCTGCCCGGTCCCGCTAGGCTCGGCCGCGGCAGTTCATGAGGGAGGCTGGCAGTGGGTTACAAGTTCATCTGGTGGCTCTACAAATGGGTCCTGATCGGGCCTGCGATGCGAGTGGTCTTCCGGCCGACCGCCGTCGGTGTGGAGAACATCCCGGCCACGGGCCCCGTCATCCTGGCGAGCAACCACCTGTCCTGGACCGACTGGATCTTCACTCCGCTCCTCATTCCGCGGCGGATCACCTTCGTCGCCAAGGCCGAGTACTTCACCACGCCGGGCCTCAAGGGCGGCTTCCAGAAGTTCTTCTTCACCAGCGCAGGCCAGGTCCCGATCGCCCGTGGTGGTGCGTCGGCCGCGGAAGGCGCGTTGGAGGCATCCCGTGAGGTGCTCCGCAACGGCGGCGTCATGGGCATCTACCCCGAAGGCACCCGTTCGCACAACGGCAAGCTCTACCGCGGACGTACGGGCGTGGCCCGACTCGCGATCGAGATGGGCGTTCCGGTTGTCCCGGTCGGGCTCAAGGGCACGTACGAGATCGCGCCGAGCGGCAAGACCTTCGGCAGGATCGTCCGGCCGACCGTCACGTTCGGCAAGCCGCTCGACTTCTCCCGTTACGAGGGCATGGAGAACGACCGTTTCATCCTGCGCGCCGTGACCGACGAGATCATCTACGAGATCCTCAAGCTGACCGGCCAGGAGTACGTGGACCTCTATGCGACGGACGCGAAGAAGAGGGACAAGGAAGCCCGGAAAGCCTGACCGGGGTCGGTTCGTGAGTCCCGATCAGACGACCTGGGCGCGCCTACGTAGGGATGTGCCACGGATCGCCGCCGCTGCCGGCGTCGGGTATGCCGTCCTTGCGTCCGTGTACGCCGGATTCGGATGGGATGCGCACGCGTACTGGTCCGCGTGGCACGGGCCGATGTACTCGGCCGCTCCGGGGCAGCCCGGCGCCTTCCTCTACTCGCCGGTGTTCGCGGAGTTCCTGTGGCCGCTCGCACAACTCCCGTTCTGGTTGTTCAGTCTCGTCTTCTCGGTCGCATCGGCGGTCTCGATCTGGTGGCTGCTGAAACCCGTGCAGGGCGAGTTGCGTTGGCTCCTGCTGCTGGCAGCGGCGCCGGAGATCGCATCGGGGAACGTCTTCGCCGAGCTGGGGGTGGTGGCTGCTCTCGGTGTGCGCTTCCCGGCGCTGTGGGCGGTGGCAGCCCTCACCAAGCCGTCGGTGTGTCTGGGGCCCGTGTGGAGCGCGTTGCGCCGGGACTGGCGGCCAGTCGCGATCGCCGTCTGTGCGACGGCGCTCGTGGCCGGTGTTTCCTATCTCGCTGCCCCGGGACAGTGGCATGCGTGGCTCGGGTTCCTGCGACGCAACGGATCAGCTGCTTCCGGAGCCGTCGGATCGCCGCTCGTACCCGGAGTGCTTTTCAGGCTGCCGATCAGCCTTGCACTCCTGTGGTGGGGACGTCGGCGACCGGACGTGGTGCCGGTCGCGATGATGCTGGCGACCCCGGTGTTCGGGATCAGTGCGGCAGTGATGCTGTTCGCGATCCCTCGGTTGCGGCTTGTCGGATCGCGTACAGCGCCAGCGAGGTGATCGGGATCGCCTGCCACGGCACGTCGAGCCAGCCGAGGGCCGCGTGCCCGTTCGCGATCGCGTGACGCAGTGGCACCGTCCACAACAACAGATACGTGACTGCGAGGGTTGCGCGCACCCGCGGTGACGGGTTCTCGCGCACCAGCCAGACCACCGCGGGGAAGACCACCACGAGGTCGTACACCAGCAGGTGTGGTGAGGCCACCGCCGTCCCCGACAGTGCGATCGCCCAGGCGCCTCGGAGGGTGGTGGCGCGGCTGGCGCCCCAGACCGCAATGACGGCGCAGACCACGGCTACGACGTCGGCCGTGATCGAGCCGCCGGCCGGCAGCAGCCCTTGGACCAGGGCTGGCAGGCTCGACATCTTCCACGCCTGGGCGTGCGTGACCAGCGTGTCGTACGCGGGGGAGGTGAGAGTGTCGATCCACGTCCTCAGGCCGCTCGGGCCGACCAGTGCCAGGCTCACTGCACCGCACAGGAAGCTCGTGAGAACGAAGCCGCCGAGGGCGCGCCATTCCCGGCGTACGAGCAGCACCACGGGCGCGAGGATGATGAGTTGTGGCTTGATCATGGCCAGCCCGAGGAGGGCGCCGCCGAGGAACGGTCGGCGCCGATCGAGGGCGGTCATGCCGCCCAACCAGCACAGCAGGATCAGCGAGCTGTCCTGGCCGCCGCCGAGCAGTTCGAAGATCGGCTCGGTCGAGGCGAGGGCGATCAGGAGCGGCAGTCTGGGCACCTGCGGCGCCCACGCTCGCATGAGCCGCCAGGAGATGGCGAGACATCCCAGTGAGATCGCAAGCCAGATCGCGGCGGCGAGCCGGTACGGCAGCAATCCGAGGGGTACGAAGAGGGCGGCCTCGACAGGAGCCGACACGAACCAGGCGAGCGGATCGCCGGCGCGCCGGTGCTCGATCGCAGCCTGGACGGTCGGGTCGTACAGGTGCGCGGTGTCGTGGATCAGCAGTTTCGCGCCGGTCCAATGGGCCAGGAAGTCCGGCGCCAGTCCGCCGGGCAGCGCGGTCGGCGACACCAGCCCGACGATCGTCGTGAAGCCGAGCAGGATGACGCTGCCGGCGAGGAACGCCGCCGGATACAGCCGAAGTCGATGCGGAGTCAGGAATCGCGTGGTCGCGAACGAAAATCGATCCAGGGGCGAACTCACGCCCACGCCTTGGACCTCTCAACGGCCTTCTTCCACTGCGCGTACGCGACGTCATCCGCGCCAGCCGGGGTGAAACTGCGGTCCAGGGACCAGGTCTGCCGGATCTCGTCGAATGAGTTCCACACCCCGGTGCCGAGGCCGGCCAGGAAGGCCGCGCCC comes from Nocardioides baekrokdamisoli and encodes:
- a CDS encoding ROK family protein; this encodes MSRNHPREHGSELFIGLDVGGSKVLAAEIDADGHLVTTALRITPGRRVPVPLVEDALTEAVDEVAAGRPISGVGLAAAGFVDAAGERVMFAPHLPWRSDPTRSRLEARWGVPVAMDNDANCAARAELALGAAAGTQSALMITLGTGIGGGLIVDGKLRRGRNGMSGEFGHMQVVPDGHPCECGRAGCWEQYASGNALVRYARSRLDSPSYTQQTSLEEACGGLPEQLTGPMIAEAGRAGDRLAQRAFTVVGEWLGVGIANLVAAFDPEVVVVGGGVSAAGDLLLDPARAALRDSLVAASEREIPDVVPARFGPEAGVVGAAAMIRDAVAARG
- a CDS encoding alpha/beta hydrolase encodes the protein MDSAANSSATSVDLLPDAEPLAIPARPELTGGRRIGVLLSHGFTGQPASMKPWARALADEGYGVIVPRLPGHGTRWQDLNRSTYDEWYGEASRVFDSLCLDHDIVVVAGLSMGGSLVLRLAEDHADKITGVILVNPAVATKRLDVKLLPVLKHLVPAFPGIASDIKKPGTNEYGYTRTPLKAAHSMMIGWRSVVANLGKVSAPVLYFRSRIDHVVDGLSEVVIARNISSTDLDMVYLEDSYHVATLDNDLPTIIKLSLDFLARVTAAAPAS
- a CDS encoding lysophospholipid acyltransferase family protein encodes the protein MGYKFIWWLYKWVLIGPAMRVVFRPTAVGVENIPATGPVILASNHLSWTDWIFTPLLIPRRITFVAKAEYFTTPGLKGGFQKFFFTSAGQVPIARGGASAAEGALEASREVLRNGGVMGIYPEGTRSHNGKLYRGRTGVARLAIEMGVPVVPVGLKGTYEIAPSGKTFGRIVRPTVTFGKPLDFSRYEGMENDRFILRAVTDEIIYEILKLTGQEYVDLYATDAKKRDKEARKA
- a CDS encoding glycosyltransferase 87 family protein; translated protein: MSPDQTTWARLRRDVPRIAAAAGVGYAVLASVYAGFGWDAHAYWSAWHGPMYSAAPGQPGAFLYSPVFAEFLWPLAQLPFWLFSLVFSVASAVSIWWLLKPVQGELRWLLLLAAAPEIASGNVFAELGVVAALGVRFPALWAVAALTKPSVCLGPVWSALRRDWRPVAIAVCATALVAGVSYLAAPGQWHAWLGFLRRNGSAASGAVGSPLVPGVLFRLPISLALLWWGRRRPDVVPVAMMLATPVFGISAAVMLFAIPRLRLVGSRTAPAR
- a CDS encoding glycosyltransferase family 87 protein; the protein is MSSPLDRFSFATTRFLTPHRLRLYPAAFLAGSVILLGFTTIVGLVSPTALPGGLAPDFLAHWTGAKLLIHDTAHLYDPTVQAAIEHRRAGDPLAWFVSAPVEAALFVPLGLLPYRLAAAIWLAISLGCLAISWRLMRAWAPQVPRLPLLIALASTEPIFELLGGGQDSSLILLCWLGGMTALDRRRPFLGGALLGLAMIKPQLIILAPVVLLVRREWRALGGFVLTSFLCGAVSLALVGPSGLRTWIDTLTSPAYDTLVTHAQAWKMSSLPALVQGLLPAGGSITADVVAVVCAVIAVWGASRATTLRGAWAIALSGTAVASPHLLVYDLVVVFPAVVWLVRENPSPRVRATLAVTYLLLWTVPLRHAIANGHAALGWLDVPWQAIPITSLALYAIRQAATEGSRTASLPH